Proteins encoded together in one Urocitellus parryii isolate mUroPar1 chromosome 3, mUroPar1.hap1, whole genome shotgun sequence window:
- the Jsrp1 gene encoding junctional sarcoplasmic reticulum protein 1 yields MTTRASEELDGGLGSCLASEDLSALADPCPGRPPGDKPPETPRLGSSSTWPQESFPEAVGNVATKPKKMEKEPVVRGSPGAGKEKLKSGATPRSVPARKKAQAAPPQPSVPLPALGEELPWGDVTLNKCLVLASLVALLGSAFQLCHDAMIGEGTAPTPAPEPWVPRSSPHTEPVSSLPEPTLREPPSRPPAPQAGPPALQGKTEDSPEVPMTKEAAEKAPGEAGEATREADGEDGGPKERPRKERPRREERPPKEKIRKEKPRKERPRVAREAREALPRRWEARERGHRPWAKDPRYPEHRKRQVWAPPRHPDDEEDGHPGRQKLRAGKGRG; encoded by the exons ATGACCACCAGAGCCTCCGAGGAGCTGGACGGAggcctgggcagctgcctggccAGCGAGGACCTCTCTGCTTTGGCAGATCCCTGCCCAGGCCGGCCTCCAGGGGACAAGCCTCCAG AGACCCCCAGGCTGGGCAGCTCCAGCACCTGGCCCCAG GAATCCTTCCCCGAGGCCGTGGGGAATGTGGCCACCAAACCCAAGAAGATGGAAAAGGAGCCTGTGGTCAGGGGGAGCCCAGGAGCTGGGAAGGAAAAGCTGAAATCTGGAGCAA CCCCTCGGAGCGTCCCCGCACGTAAGAAGGCGCAGGCCGCGCCACCGCAGCCATCAGTGCCGCTCCCCGCCCTCGGGGAGGAGCTGCCCTGGGGAGACGTGACCCTCAACAAGTGCCTGGTGCTGGCCTCCCTGGTGGCGTTGCTGGGCTCCGCCTTCCAGCTGTGCCACG ATGCCATGATTGGGGAGGGGACTGCCCCCACACCTGCCCCTGAGCCCTGGGTCCCTCGGAGTTCTCCGCACACAGAGCCGGTGTCCTCCCTG CCTGAGCCCACCCTCCGGGAGCCCCCATCGAGACCGCCCGCTCCCCAGGCGGGGCCACCAGCACTCCAGGGGAAGACAGAGGACAGTCCCGAGGTCCCCATGACCAAGGAGGCCGCAGAGAAGGCTCCAGGGGAAGCTGGGGAGGCCACCAGAGAGGCTGATGGGGAGGACGGTGGGCCCAAGGAGAGGCCGCGGAAGGAGAGGCCGCGGAGGGAAGAGAGGCCGCCGAAGGAGAAAATCCGAAAGGAGAAGCCGCGGAAGGAGAGGCCGCGGGTCGCCAGGGAGGCCCGGGAAGCCCTGCCCCGACGTTGGGAGGCACGCGAAAGGGGCCATCGGCCTTGGGCGAAGGACCCCAGGTACCCTGAGCACAGGAAAAGGCAGGTCTGGGCCCCCCCGCGGCACCCTGACGACGAGGAGGACGGGCATCCAGGCCGACAGAAGCTCCGCGCGGGCAAGGGGCGGGGCTGA
- the Amh gene encoding muellerian-inhibiting factor, with amino-acid sequence KAAPLCIWCPLSPCFPTGRRHELLYLLFPEPIKQLPLSALALVVAMGTVLRAEISRGEEPAGGFIFPEDWTWPPGGPQDPLCLVTLSRTNSGNIGPLQVVGTLSSYEHAFLEAVGRSHWEPQDLATFGVCNLSDVQTALPSLRHLGSWLGERRGLLLVLHLAEVTWEPVPSLRFQEPPGGASPHEQALLVLYPGPGPEVTVTGAGLPGAQGLCPTHNTRYLVLAVDRPAEAWSSSGLTLTLRPHGDGGPMSTAQLQTLLFGYDPHCFTRMTPALFLLPSGPTPLPAHGQLDIVPFPPPRSSPEPEELPPSTDPFLETLTRLVRALRGSPTRASSPRLALDPGALAGFPQGLVNLSDPAALKRLLDGEEPLLLLLPPAAATSGDPTRLQGPASAPWAAGLVHRVAIELQAAAAELRGLPGLPPAAPPLLARLLELCPGDSSDTKGPGSPGDPMRALLLLKALQGLRAEWRGRDQRGSARAQRSAGATGAGNGPCALRELSVDLRAERSVLIPETYQANNCQGECGWPQSDRNPRYGNHVVLLLKMQARGAALARPPCCVPTAYAGKLLISLSEERISAHHVPNMVATECGCR; translated from the exons AAAGCTGCCCCCTTGTGTATCTGGTGTCCCCTTTCTCCCTGCTTTCCCACAGGAAGGCGTCACGAGCTTTTGTACTTACTGTTCCCAGAGCCCATTAAACAGCTTCCCCTGTCTGCA CTGGCCCTGGTGGTGGCCATGGGGACTGTATTGAGGGCTGAAATCTCCAGAGGAGAGGAGCCAGCGGGGGGCTTCATCTTCCCTGAAGACTGGACGTGGCCACCTGGTGGCCCACAGGACCCCCTGTGCCTGGTGACACTGAGCAGGACCAACAGTGGGAACATAGGCCCCTTGCAGGTGGTGGGAACCCTGAGCAGCTATGAACACGCTTTCTTGGAGGCTGTTGGGAGGTCCCACTGGGAACCCCAAGACCTGGCCACCTTTGGGGTCTGCAACCTCAGCGACGTGCAGACTGCCCTGCCCTCTCTGCGGCACCTGGGGTCCTGGCTGGGGGAACGGAGGGGTCTGCTGCTGGTCCTGCACCTGGCGGAAG TGACATGGGAACCAGTGCCCTCGCTGAGGTTCCAGGAGCCCCCCGGAGGAGCCAGCCCCCATGAGCAGGCGCTGCTGGTGCTCTACCCTGGACCTGGCCCCGAGGTGACTGTCACCGGGGCTGGGCTGCCAGGTGCCCAG GGCCTCTGTCCGACCCACAACACACGCTATCTGGTGCTGGCCGTGGACCGCCCAGCCGAGGCCTGGAGCAGCTCTGGGCTCACCTTGACCCTGCGGCCCCACGGAGACG GTGGCCCCATGAGCACCGCCCAGCTCCAGACGCTGCTGTTTGGTTACGACCCCCACTGCTTCACGCGAATGACCCCGGCCCTCTTCCTGCTGCCATCTGGGCCCACGCCGCTGCCTGCCCATGGCCAGTTGGACATAGTGCCCTTCCCGCCGCCCAG GTCGTCCCCGGAGCCCGAGGAGCTGCCGCCCAGCACAGACCCCTTCCTGGAGACGCTGACGCGCTTGGTGCGCGCGCTGCGAGGGTCCCCCACCCGAGCCTCATCGCCGCGCCTGGCCCTGGACCCAGGCGCTCTTGCCGGTTTCCCGCAGGGCCTAGTCAACCTGTCAGACCCCGCGGCACTGAAACGCCTCCTCGATGGCGAGGAGCCTCTACTGCTGTTGCTGCCGCCCGCTGCGGCCACCTCTGGGGACCCCACGCGACTGCAGGGCCCCGCGTCAGCGCCCTGGGCCGCCGGCCTGGTGCATCGCGTGGCCATCGAGCTTCAGGCTGCGGCCGCGGAGCTCCGCGGACTCCCGGGCCTGCCGCCTGCAGCGCCCCCATTGCTAGCGCGTCTGCTGGAGCTGTGTCCGGGTGACTCCAGTGACACTAAGGGCCCTGGCAGCCCCGGGGACCCAATGCGTGCGCTGCTGCTGTTGAAGGCCTTGCAGGGATTGCGCGCTGAGTGGCGCGGGCGGGATCAGCGCGGTTCGGCGAGGGCGCAGCGGAGTGCGGGGGCCACAGGCGCAGGGAACGGGCCGTGCGCGCTGCGTGAGCTCAGCGTGGACCTGCGCGCCGAACGCTCTGTGCTCATCCCAGAGACATACCAGGCCAATAACTGTCAGGGTGAGTGCGGCTGGCCGCAGTCCGACCGAAACCCGCGCTACGGCAACCACGTGGTTCTGCTGCTGAAGATGCAGGCCCGCGGGGCTGCTCTAGCTCGCCCACCCTGCTGCGTGCCCACCGCCTACGCGGGGAAACTCCTCATTAGTCTATCCGAGGAGCGTATTAGCGCTCACCACGTGCCCAACATGGTGGCCACCGAGTGCGGCTGCCGGTGA